The following are from one region of the Myxococcota bacterium genome:
- a CDS encoding diguanylate cyclase, with the protein MSTILLIEDSDRQRTEIRKALEESELFDRILEADNGVTGLQRLLSEPVDLVLCDLVMPLLDGEKLVRANAERDDGALVPVIVLTSVTDAARRARLLRRGAADVIGKPFQPEDLIARIALNLKLVTAQKELIEKNRELERLSSTDPLTGLPNRRFLDQTLAAEFNRSRRHQLSFAVVMIDIDHFKRVNDQFGHLVGDEVLRRVAGVIGERVRATDCGGRYGGEEFLAVLTNNDAPGALIFAERLRAAVEELQIDSGQGQSVSVTLSIGVAAWNPHIPDFETVIAAADRALYEAKARGRNQVVVASELESL; encoded by the coding sequence ATGTCCACGATTCTGCTGATCGAGGACTCGGATCGTCAGCGCACCGAGATCCGCAAGGCGCTGGAGGAGTCCGAGCTCTTCGACCGCATCCTCGAGGCCGACAACGGCGTGACCGGGCTCCAACGCCTGCTCTCCGAGCCCGTCGATCTCGTGCTCTGCGATCTCGTGATGCCGCTCCTCGACGGCGAGAAGCTCGTGCGCGCCAACGCCGAGCGAGACGACGGCGCGCTGGTGCCCGTGATCGTCTTGACCAGCGTGACCGACGCCGCCCGGCGCGCACGCTTGCTGCGCCGCGGTGCCGCCGACGTGATCGGCAAGCCCTTTCAGCCCGAGGATCTGATCGCGCGGATCGCCCTGAACCTCAAGCTCGTGACGGCCCAGAAGGAGTTGATCGAGAAGAACCGGGAGCTCGAGCGCCTCTCGTCGACCGACCCGTTGACCGGCCTGCCGAACCGCCGATTCCTCGACCAGACGCTCGCTGCCGAGTTCAATCGCTCGCGGCGCCACCAGCTCTCGTTCGCGGTCGTGATGATCGACATCGACCACTTCAAGCGCGTGAACGATCAGTTCGGACACCTGGTCGGGGACGAGGTCCTGCGTCGGGTCGCGGGCGTGATCGGCGAGCGCGTCCGCGCCACGGACTGCGGCGGACGCTACGGCGGCGAGGAGTTCCTGGCCGTCCTCACGAACAACGACGCGCCGGGTGCGCTCATCTTCGCCGAACGGCTGCGCGCCGCGGTCGAGGAGCTGCAGATCGATTCGGGACAGGGGCAATCCGTCTCGGTCACGCTCAGCATCGGGGTCGCCGCCTGGAACCCCCACATCCCCGACTTCGAGACCGTGATCGCCGCCGCGGACCGCGCGCTCTACGAGGCGAAGGCGCGCGGACGCAATCAGGTAGTCGTCGCGAGCGAGCTCGAGTCGCTCTAG